The nucleotide window ACTACCGCTGCTCTTGCTTCATCTTGGGTAATGTTCTCTCCTACCTCTGAACCCATTGCATTCTCTGATGCTGATAGGTATGTAGCTTGGtgttgctacctaatttttgacccatgtttttgataaatcttcagaaaaaataaaaaaaaacaaaaaaacaacgaaaaccccaaaaaaatacattttgatatatttgcatcatttttagcattttcaacgtcatctTAGAAGAATAAAGGTATtttgaacgcgttcaacttttaacgcgttaattttacaatcattgatttttttgttgagtcgacgttgatattgctcgctttaaaaaaatacaaaaaaatgagaaaaatcaaaatttacaaaaaaaaaagagaaaagaaaagaaaaggaaaagttgagggaccagtTTGAAATGTAGCAatacttttcctataaataccatgctatagTGAAAAAGTGGGGgaaaaaaatttttaaagggGAAAgggcagcaaaaaaaaaaacctaaacctaaatatttttccttcttgGCAAGTTGTCGGCCCCTCCCTTTGAGAAACGGGAGCCCCATCTTCTCCCTATTTCCTAAAGACAAGCGACTGGCCCCTCTCCCTTTGAAACCAAAAACCGAAGCCGCCACCTTTCCACCCTTAGTGCCTTGGAAAAGATAACGGGGAGAACCCCATACAAAGAGAGGGCAGTTGGCTGCCCTTCCTCTCTCGGGGGACCAAAACCAGAGAAACCACTGGCTGAAGGGGGTTTTGATTTTCGGTTTCTTCTCCCTTCAGCTGGGCAAGTCTTCCTCTCCCTTACCTAAAAAGCCAACACTCCCTAATCAAAGCTGCCACTCCAAGCCATAGCTCCCCCACACACGGCCAAATGAGCCATTGTTGTTCCCCCCATTTCCTCTCATCTTCAAGTGCCAGCCAACCAGAGACTTGgccgctgcccccttttctCTGAGCTTGAACCTTGAGCAGGCAGCCCCCCTCTTTCCTGAAAAACTGAAGCCATTCTCCCTCTGTACCCAACGGCAACTCTTCGTCGTCCTTCCCTCATTTGCCTTGCCAAAGACAAACCAGAGACCTCCCCTCTCGCTAGTAAAAGCTCACTTCCCCTCTCTTGGCTCTCCCAGAACCAGAGGCCAGCCGTGGCCCCCTTGCCCTCTATCAAAAACAGAGACTGACCGCCCCTCTTTGTCCTTTGAGGCCACAAAACAGAGAGCACTGAACATGCCTTCCTCTCCCTCGATCACAATCTCCACCCTCCCTCTCTGTAATCCAGCCCCCACAGACCCACGGTCTTCACCGTCAGTCGTAGTGGCGCCTTCTTCCTTCAGCTCTTCCCCCATCTTAGCTAAACCGAGACCCAGCTCTCTCTTTCAACCAGCCTCTAGCGGCAACAATAACACAGTAGCGTCGCGCCCACAGACCAGCTGCCTCTTGGCCTTTCCACCAGCCACCTGAAATAGGTCCAGCAGCGACGCCCCCTTCTCGGTCGTTCCTCCTTACCACCAGCCACCTAAAGCGGAGGAGAAGAAGCCCTCCCAGCCACCATATCTGCCATCAGCAGAAGGAAAACCAACAGAGAGGGAGAAGGTGGAGGAACTGGacagatctaaaaaacaaaataaaatgaactgcttatgcattttcttttgttgcaaGTCATGGTGAAAGCCACCACAGGCAGGGAAAAGAAGAGAGGAGGAAATCGTTCTAGAGGCCCCTGTTTGTTGGACTTTCCTGTGGTGGCACGTGAACCTACGCGCCGCCAGTGGGGGTGGTGTGTAGAGGAGACGCGCCGCCAGTGTTCCACAATCACAAAAGATTGCCAGAATTCTCCAGCACTGTTCCTgaagtttttttgtaattttcaaatgTTGTTGTGTATATTTAGATTACtagtatttgatttatttagaacttttgatattttgtaaTATGTAAAAGGGATGTGTGAGTGGAGCATAGTAAAAAGTGATGATGTTAGtgtgtatttgtattttttttttaattatgctttcttttaatgataaaataaaaaggaccgaaataataaaaagaagaaaaaagaattaagtgattaatttgaatatggttaaatatcttaaggataaataaaatcatgttgtatttttcatgaaaatgtaagaacatgtttctacatatattttgagatttaataactgatttattgaAGCCTTAGAATTTggctaatattttaaattacatcaaatcacgaagcagcttacctcaggtaaggtGTACTAGGTGTGTTAATACCTTTCCTAGCCATAACCAGTCCCTTATCCTCAAATCTCtaacaagaccagtacatccaagtttcctagtagccttgaaCCAagtactaggtggcgactcccaaaaaacaaccaaagaacaaaaaattatcattgacGCCGCGCGGGGGACGTGTGACACTTGGCATGATGCTATGTGTGATGAAATTAAGGCCTTGCGCTCTAAACACACTTGGTCTTTAGTTCCCTTTCATCCTTCGATGAATGTTGGCAATTGATAGGTGTATAAGATAAAGCATCGTGTTAATGGCAGTGTTGAGCGTTATAAGACGCACCTAGTTGCTAGAGGTTTTACCTAGCAAGAAGGCATTAATCACTCTAAAATGTTCAATCTAGTTATTAGGCAGACAACCGTTAGATTAGTCTTATTGATTGCGGTTTCCCGTACTTGAAAGATTCATCAACTTGATATTCATAATTCTTTTCTCAATGGCATTCTTACTGAAGGAGTTTACATGAAAAAACCTTCAGGTTTTGTTGACTGTGCTCTTCCATCTCATGTTTGCCGCTTGCACAAGTCCTTGTATGGTTTAAAATTGGCATCAAGGGCATGGTACACTCATTTAAGTGATTTTCtgctttttattggttttcatgCCTCCAAGGTTGACACCTCCTTATTTATCTTGTCTGTTGGtactaatatattttatcttctagtgtatgttgatgatatctTGCTTATGGGCAACAACTCTGTTATGCTTCACTGTTTAATATAGTTACTGAGCTTAGAGTTCAAGCTTCATGACTTAGGCGCAGTTCATTATTTTCTACGTATTGAAGTTCAGTCCACAGGTTTGGGTTTGATGCTACGACAATAAAAATGTAAAcccttgattataatttttctaggttattcaaatatgaaaaatttaaccgatagtaaaatgggttaaattaaattaaaggaacctaaatcaagataaaaatggtgaaattaatgaaatgaaaagtgaacATAATACTAAAttgttagaaagaaaaatttatgggGACCAAATGAATACATATGACCAAGAGGGGTCAATGTTCAAATAACAGAAGGCTAAGGGTTTATGtacaaatgataaaaagggGCAGGGGGCAGGGGTAAAGGTGTAATTAACAAAAAGATAACACTATAAATAccattctattttctcttttgcGATGACTTGCAAGAGTAGGAGAGGGGTTATGGTTCTATGATCTTTTCTTCTCATTCCTTCACAAAAGCTACACCAAAATGTTAATCTAGAGTGGTTAAAAAGAGTCAATAAGTGATAAAAGAGAGATATTTGGGTTGTTTAGAGAGTTTAGAGAAAGGTTGGAGAGAAGACGTATTGATGGCAAAAACTCCGACAGCTATAACTCCACCTTCCACCGTTATATCCAAATGTTATTTAAATATGTTGTTGTCCTCTACGTCTTGTACATTCTTACTAGAGAGATCTTCTATATCAGTCTTTGTTTGATAGATATTGCAGGAGAAACATTTTTAGGAAAGTACACTTTTGGACAATCTCATTTGTGGACCATTTTCTCCTCCATCTACAGTTGGATCGGGCTATGATTTGGATATGTTGTGCATCTAGATGCTATCTAGAGCTTGAATGGTAgagataaaaacaaacactctgaACAGACATTATGCTTCTTACACAGCAGGTCTACCAGTTTTAGGTCAGTTCGGTTAAACCCTAGTTTCAGGAAATTTTACTGTTGGATGAAGTTgatatttggatatgttatactTATATTAATGAGTTACAACGTGACTACATGGATTGTGTGGAATGTTAATCGTTTGTTATTTATGGTTGTTTGAAACTGCTGTCAAATTTTGGTGGAAAAAGGGAAGTTCAAggtttagacagtaacagttcaagattTAGATAGTAACTGTTAGATAGTAATAGTTTAAGGTTTAGATAGTAACCgttagacaataacagttcaatgttAGATAGTAACTGTAAGATAGTAACAATTTAAGGTTCAGACAGTAACCgttagacaataacagttcaaggTGTAGACAATATACGTAagacaataataatttaagttttagacagtaacaataagatagtaacagttcaagacttaaacagtaacaattcaaattttGGTAGACTTTTATATGAAtaccatataaaaaactaatttaatcaCTCTGTTTTctagttgacatgagattgttattttatcccgaTTATAGGGGTGTTGCATTAGAGATCAAAAGTATCTCCAAGAAACTAAAGCAAGACTATTGTGACAACCCTACTACTGGGTGTTAAGGGGCTGATTTGGACAGCCCTAGGAACAAAAATTAATGGGAAATTAGAGTCTCATATAAAGTGATTAAGGTGAGGTAAGTTTGGGTTAAGAAATTACCTTAGATAAGTCTGCACGGTTCGGGTTAACGGGTTGCTATGTGAACGTGAAATAATGATCTAATTTAGATATGGAAATCTTGcatgaaattatataatgatGTTTGCTAGTTGATAAGAAAACATTAGAAAAGGGAATGAATGATATTAAATGATGGTTATGTATGGAGCAGGAGAGGCATCGACTACCGGACCCCAAGCTAGCAGAATGGGACCACAGAGAAGAACAAGTAGGTGTTTACCTCCTcatctctttatattttaaatattttaatatattctaaatttttatttgtttatattgtaTGTTGATTTACGATAGTAAAGGATGAGAAATTTGGGAGTGAAAACAGGATTAAACATGACGTCTTGTGTCATGTGTGTTGccggagaaaaaaaaagaattgtacaAGGTTACTGTGCATATTGTCATAATTCCTAAAGACAACTCAGGTTGATATAAAAGTCAGCCACTTGAGTAGGGGCAAGAGAAATTAGCCAGCCATAAGAAGagcaaagaggaaaaaaagggggaaattATGGTTTTCTTTATTGAATCTATTAtaataggttgttttttttatatgaatgtaTGTGTGAATTGAATGAAATTAGCATGAAAGGAATGAGGGAACTCTTGGTTCCTTAAGGCTATGCTTTCGACCAATTATGCATCAAAAGGGGAGGATGTTTAATTCAACATATTTAGCTTGATAATGTCTGTTTAATTGTGTTGAAATGAGGAAAAATACATGTTGAAATAGCAAggattgtgtttagaagaatattgttCGAAAAGTtagtaaaattgataaaaatattatattttgatgttaagagggaatatttaaataaatagaataaattagctcttaaaaatacatttttgacaCTCTTATATGATAGGTGATCTGCATCTATGTtgtctagttaaattccatgatttaatataatgTTGATATGATATGTGAATTAGCGAATGTTGGATATTATATGAAGGAATAAAAGTTTGTGTGATGATGTTGTTATTTCAGACAGTATCTCAAATGTATATATGTTCAAGGTGAATGGTCTTttgtgtgaattgccaagtgacgGAAGTATCATTGACATAGAAAGTTTGAGAAGTGCGATATATggtagcatacatttagtgtatattaagatcccgggtaaggggatcaccatgcatcGATGCCTATAGGGCATGAactagcatatatttagtgtatatTAGGATCTTGGGTAAGGGGGTCACCATGcatggactaacatacatttagtgtatgctAGGATCCTAGGTaaagggatcaccatgtatcggctagcatacatttaatgtatgttaggGTCTCGAGTAAAGGGATCGTTATGCATCGACGCCTATGAGGTGATGATGATACCGGTTAAATTGATATCCGTAATATGTTATGCGAAATAGTTGTGGTTGGTCTTATGGAATCGTGAATGGAAGTTGAAAATGGAAGATGAAACGGTTTTAGTAGTTGGATAAGAAAGAGttccaaagaaacaaaaaggaagaagtgaatagaatatgaatacatatttgcctttttaaattgttggataTTTGAGTTACTATATTtatgatattcatatttcaataatatgcattttgtttcaggaccatcacatgcacgacaggagtagattcTAACTTTCGTTCACTTTTTGTTATCTAGTTATAAGGAGTATATCCTTGTATTTTGAGATATTAAAACATtcatataacttaatttgtatgaTTGATgattaaacttgaatagatgaaCTTAACTTTGAAATTCATATAATCATGTTTCATGTATGCGTGTTTATCTCATTTATTCctctataatgatatttattgttCAATGCATGTTATGAATATTGTAAGTTGTGATGAagatgatgtttgtgggattgagacctAGGATGATTAGGTTGTAATTAAGTTATAGATGtgagatattagaagtgtatACAGGttatatgtcgataacttggaacCTCCTGATATAGTGGAGACTCTACTGAAATTTTGGCGAAACTTTTGGTAGACTTTTACATgagaattgtattaaaaaaatacttgtattTTTACATACCAAATCATAGGAAagtaactataaaaatatatgaaagtgTGGGGcgttacaaaaaatatattcttgacatTCTTACTCGGGCTGGTATGACTTCCTGCAAACCTGTTGATACTTCAGTCTCTACTTTGAAAGTTACCATACTACTACCAGATGCTCTATTTTCTAACCCTACATGGTTTCGTCAAATCATGGGTGCTCTTCAATATCTTAGCTTCACTCGAccatatatttgttttgttgttaataaattttgtcagtttatgcatgctcctacagatTCTCATTGGGTCACCATTAAACGTATTCTACGTTACCTTAAAGGTACGACATACTATAGTTTCCATATCACTCATAGTTCCTCTTTTTCTCTACATGGTTTTACGGATGCAAATTGGGTAGGTAGTATTGATGATCGCAAATCGATGGATGGTTACTTTGTCTTCTTTGGTCAGATGTCAATCTCATGGAAGTCAAGCAAGCAACGCACCGTTGCTCGCTTCTGTACTTAGACTGAATATAAAGCCTTAGCATATGATACTACTGAAGTTATTTggctttaatatttattaacagaTCTACAGGTTCTGTCTGCCTCTACTCCTATcatttggtgtgataatcttGGAGCCACTTATCTCTTAGCAAATCCTATCTTTCATGCTCATATGAAATATGTTGAAGTTGATTATCGTTTTTTACGGGAATGGGTTGCGAAGAAAGAGATTCATATTCGTTTTTTCTCCTCTTAGAATCAACTTGCAGATATCTTTACTAAGCCACTTTCTGCTAttttatttaatgcttttcgTTATAAGCTTTGGGTTGCTCAACTTCAGggggcatatatatatatatatatatatatatatatatatatatatatatatatatatatatatatatatatagaggaaaACAAATTCATCACATTTTATTTAGGAAACCTCTTACAACAATCCCTTGTTAACCCAACTTCTTGAAAATCACATAGTAAATAAGATAAATCTTCAAATGACAATTTCACTTCGAATCTTCAAACTTCAAATAAGTTGTACAACAATTCAGCTAGCTCCTAACTTCAGCTGTTGACGACCCTACAATTTGCCCGAATCTCTCCTTTGTTACCAGTCAGAACTTCAATCTGGCCCATTTTCACCATTGCTGCAGCAAATTTTCTCTTCCAAACTGAAGAACTCCTTGCATTCGATTTCACTTCTCTTGCTGTTGCTGGGTTGGTCAAGAGAGTTTGATCTGAAGTGAACAAGCCTCGGTTTGCCAGTATATCCTTGTAGTAATTTACATCACTGATGGTTGGAGTACGAGTGTCCATTGGCACTTCCAAGTTAGGATCTGTACTATCTTCTGGGCAACTCTTCCTCAGACTGGCTGCATATTTGGAATCTAAACTTGGGTCTTGGCTATTTGTGCCACTGAAGTTGTATAATCTATCAGTGAAGGACGTACACTGTGAATCACCGATGGTGTGTGCTCCTGTTTTGTCACATGAATATATAGTGTTAATTAACACGGATTAATTTCTTGTgattaataaattgataatgatCTAGTTGTCTTCATTAAGGATGAATCAAAATGGTATCAAGAGTTCAATTAGCTGCTAGTTATATACCAGAGAGTGTAACCATTTCTTCTTGAGTTAAACCCTTGTCTGAAAATCTCTGAGTGAGTTGATCGACATTAAAGGTTGGGGGAGGTAAGTTGGAAAAAGTCTCCGAGGCTAGTGAAACTATGCCATCTCTTCTTCCTGCTGGAACATCATAGTCAATCCCTCCAGTCTgcacaaagaaataaaaagggtTGGAGCATGTTTACgtacaaatttaataatttcccAAGGAATCCGTAAAGGGAAATGGCTGAGCACAAGGTTTTTTACTTACTAAATCAAAGCTATCCCTTGCTGCAAATGCGAGGATATCAGCACACGAAACGACTCCTTGACACTCAGCTTCTAGTCTAGCCTTTGCATCGTCAATGACTTCAAAGCCACGCAGACTAGGGAAGTTTGCAGCAGAGTCCTTTTCTGCTTTGTTTGACGAGGTGGAGTCAAGAAGCACGGATCCTTCGCaaccctaaataaaataataaaaacaattataggcCTAATCAAGTTAATAAATAACTTTTGAACAAGCATAAGCACATACCCTGACAAAACAATCGTGAAAGTGCATTCTTATAAGACCAGCAGCAACCCCTCTATCCTGATGGATAGCATGTCTAACAGCACCTCTCACAATGGACTCGGCCCTCCTGCATGAATTTCT belongs to Populus nigra chromosome 18, ddPopNigr1.1, whole genome shotgun sequence and includes:
- the LOC133678391 gene encoding peroxidase 5-like, which encodes MVSSKKLTQMCVTFWVAVLFCQSVQSHLQVGFYRNSCRRAESIVRGAVRHAIHQDRGVAAGLIRMHFHDCFVRGCEGSVLLDSTSSNKAEKDSAANFPSLRGFEVIDDAKARLEAECQGVVSCADILAFAARDSFDLTGGIDYDVPAGRRDGIVSLASETFSNLPPPTFNVDQLTQRFSDKGLTQEEMVTLSGAHTIGDSQCTSFTDRLYNFSGTNSQDPSLDSKYAASLRKSCPEDSTDPNLEVPMDTRTPTISDVNYYKDILANRGLFTSDQTLLTNPATAREVKSNARSSSVWKRKFAAAMVKMGQIEVLTGNKGEIRANCRVVNS